The following coding sequences are from one Paenibacillus sp. FSL R5-0912 window:
- a CDS encoding sugar ABC transporter ATP-binding protein: MDTTMSTQLPILQMTGIHKRFPGVIALTNVNLRLFPGEVHALMGENGAGKSTLIKVLTGVYSIDEGRVEMEGARISLHSPLESQAAGISTVYQEVNLCPNLTVAENIFIGREPRRFGCILWKEMNLRAAELLRERMNLQIDVTLPLHMYSVAVQQLIAIARALNISAKVLILDEPTSSLDQNEVEQLFRIMRKLQKDGLSILFVTHFLDQMYEICDRVTILRGGELVGEYRVKELSRLDLVLKMIGKDLNLLEELPGLAAEYKDALGDELIKAEGLGRKGGIEPFDLSIRKGEVVGLAGLLGSGRTEAARLFFGADKADSGQLTLAESGGGVHSPREAIGRRIAFCSENRKTEGIIGDLSVRENIILALQAKYGMFKTISRRRQEEMAEEYIRMLNINPPNPDLLIKNLSGGNQQKVLLARWLLTEPELFILDEPTRGIDIGAKAEIQKLVLTLSRQGMSFLFISSELEEVLRVSDRIAILRDRRKVKEISDKDMSQQQIMQAIAGG, translated from the coding sequence GTGGATACAACCATGAGCACGCAGCTGCCCATACTGCAAATGACCGGGATTCATAAAAGGTTTCCGGGTGTAATAGCGTTAACTAATGTGAACCTCCGCCTGTTCCCTGGTGAGGTTCATGCCTTGATGGGGGAGAATGGTGCAGGCAAGTCAACGCTGATCAAAGTGTTGACCGGTGTCTATTCCATCGATGAGGGCAGGGTAGAAATGGAGGGTGCGCGCATTTCCCTGCACAGCCCGCTGGAGTCGCAGGCTGCGGGAATCAGCACGGTTTATCAGGAGGTCAATCTGTGCCCCAATCTGACAGTAGCCGAGAACATCTTCATTGGCAGAGAGCCGCGAAGATTCGGATGCATTCTATGGAAGGAAATGAATCTGCGCGCTGCGGAGCTGCTTCGGGAACGGATGAATCTGCAGATTGACGTTACCCTTCCCTTGCATATGTATTCTGTAGCGGTTCAGCAGCTCATCGCAATCGCCAGAGCGCTGAATATTTCAGCCAAGGTACTGATTCTGGACGAACCGACCTCAAGTCTGGATCAGAATGAAGTGGAGCAGCTGTTCCGTATTATGAGGAAGCTGCAAAAGGATGGTTTGTCGATATTGTTTGTCACGCATTTTTTGGATCAGATGTACGAAATCTGCGACCGGGTAACCATCCTGCGGGGTGGTGAGCTTGTCGGTGAATATAGGGTTAAGGAGCTATCCCGGCTGGATCTGGTCTTAAAAATGATCGGTAAGGATCTTAATTTGCTGGAAGAGCTGCCGGGTCTGGCAGCAGAATACAAGGATGCCTTGGGGGATGAGCTGATCAAAGCTGAAGGGCTGGGCCGCAAAGGCGGAATTGAGCCGTTCGATCTGTCGATCCGCAAGGGTGAGGTAGTAGGGCTGGCAGGACTTCTCGGATCTGGGCGGACAGAGGCAGCCCGGCTGTTCTTCGGTGCCGACAAAGCGGATTCCGGGCAATTGACGCTAGCGGAATCAGGAGGTGGGGTACATTCGCCACGGGAAGCCATTGGACGGCGGATCGCCTTCTGTTCGGAGAACCGCAAGACAGAGGGGATTATCGGCGATCTGTCGGTAAGAGAGAATATTATCCTTGCACTGCAGGCCAAGTACGGCATGTTCAAGACCATTTCACGCAGGCGGCAGGAGGAGATGGCTGAAGAATATATCCGCATGCTGAATATCAATCCTCCAAATCCCGACCTGCTGATCAAGAATTTAAGCGGCGGAAATCAGCAGAAGGTTCTGCTGGCACGGTGGCTGCTGACGGAGCCTGAGTTGTTTATTCTCGATGAGCCGACACGGGGCATTGACATTGGAGCCAAGGCAGAAATTCAAAAGCTGGTGCTGACGCTCTCACGGCAGGGTATGTCATTCCTGTTCATCTCCTCCGAGCTGGAGGAAGTGCTGCGGGTCAGCGACCGGATCGCCATCTTGCGCGACCGCCGCAAAGTGAAGGAAATTTCGGATAAGGACATGAGCCAGCAGCAAATTATGCAGGCGATTGCGGGAGGCTGA
- a CDS encoding cache domain-containing sensor histidine kinase — protein MMRITHWISSSLRAKLLALFIVLSTIPLIAVGLISYQKSYTSISSHSKASSMLQADMLGTNIDNLFKDTERLLELSNNPQVIHFLFSQSETYQEAKEILQTFTLYRDTYKYEDVLNISLINLYGKGISERRGIFQSNINPLRNPHFQTLSQNPELILRIPPPLISGYDRVDGFTYRNQGVISIMTAVKQRITHEVIGFIIVDLNDSFIKEFCDKMTIGTTGFFYLLDQQNNPIYVPPVQEAAVTLVQETGLPAGELSGSGSFVLQIAGPPWFIVHTSSLSTGWKIIGMAPLQEIVAEANRIRQLIIVSVGLSIIFAITLNYLLTRRLTRPIQLLQHKMRLTASGYLEAKVKPDGNDEIADLGQSFNIMVEQIKALLEQSIRKQQQLQKAELRTLQAQINPHFLYNTLDSIVWMAEAGNNDGVIRIVKALSGFFRLSLNKGRDWVLIRSELAHAQSYLIIQQMRYRDILEFKIEVAEELQEYPILNMTLQPLIENALYHGIKNKRGKGLISIGGHTDANSILLTVADNGIGIPGERLAQLRESIEHPIQSEDTDTTQNGFGLQNVHQRLQLYFGEEYGIRLDSSEGYGTQITVRIPKNRGTLR, from the coding sequence ATGATGCGGATCACACACTGGATCTCCTCCAGTCTGAGGGCCAAACTGCTGGCTTTGTTTATTGTGCTGTCCACGATACCGCTGATCGCTGTCGGTCTCATTTCTTACCAGAAATCCTATACTTCCATTTCCAGTCACAGCAAGGCTTCAAGTATGCTTCAGGCTGACATGCTGGGAACGAATATCGATAATCTGTTCAAAGATACCGAGCGGCTGCTGGAGCTCAGCAATAACCCCCAGGTCATCCATTTTCTTTTCTCACAATCTGAAACCTATCAAGAGGCGAAGGAAATTCTGCAGACCTTTACACTCTACCGGGACACCTACAAATATGAGGATGTACTCAATATCAGCCTGATTAATCTGTACGGCAAGGGGATCAGCGAGCGGAGGGGTATCTTTCAATCCAATATTAATCCGCTGCGCAATCCGCATTTCCAGACACTGTCCCAGAACCCCGAGCTTATTCTCCGGATTCCTCCACCCTTGATTTCCGGTTATGACCGGGTTGATGGCTTCACCTATAGGAATCAGGGTGTCATATCGATCATGACAGCTGTCAAGCAGCGGATTACGCATGAGGTGATCGGATTCATCATTGTGGATCTGAACGACTCATTCATTAAGGAATTCTGCGACAAGATGACGATTGGTACAACAGGGTTCTTCTACCTGCTGGATCAGCAGAACAACCCCATCTATGTGCCGCCTGTTCAAGAGGCCGCTGTGACCCTGGTTCAAGAAACAGGATTACCTGCAGGGGAATTAAGCGGGAGCGGAAGCTTTGTGCTTCAGATCGCCGGCCCGCCCTGGTTCATTGTCCATACCTCCTCCCTTTCGACAGGCTGGAAGATTATCGGCATGGCCCCGCTGCAGGAGATCGTTGCCGAAGCCAACCGGATCAGGCAGCTGATTATAGTCAGCGTCGGCTTAAGCATCATTTTCGCCATAACGCTTAATTATCTGCTTACGCGGCGGCTGACCCGGCCCATTCAGCTTCTGCAGCACAAGATGCGCCTGACGGCAAGCGGCTACCTGGAAGCCAAGGTCAAACCGGACGGCAATGATGAAATTGCCGATCTGGGACAAAGCTTTAACATTATGGTTGAGCAGATCAAAGCGCTGCTGGAGCAGAGCATCCGCAAGCAGCAGCAGCTGCAAAAGGCGGAGCTGCGGACGCTGCAGGCACAGATCAATCCACATTTTTTATACAACACACTGGATTCCATTGTATGGATGGCTGAAGCGGGTAATAACGATGGTGTCATCCGGATTGTGAAAGCGCTATCCGGGTTCTTCCGGCTTAGCCTGAATAAAGGGCGCGACTGGGTACTGATCCGCTCTGAGCTCGCCCATGCGCAAAGCTACCTGATCATCCAGCAGATGCGTTACCGTGACATTCTGGAGTTCAAGATTGAGGTTGCGGAGGAGTTGCAGGAATACCCGATTCTGAATATGACGCTGCAGCCTTTGATAGAGAATGCCCTCTATCACGGAATCAAAAACAAAAGAGGCAAAGGGCTCATCAGCATTGGCGGACATACGGACGCGAACTCCATCCTTCTCACAGTCGCCGACAACGGAATTGGCATTCCCGGAGAACGGCTGGCGCAGCTCAGAGAATCTATCGAGCATCCCATTCAATCGGAGGATACGGATACTACTCAGAACGGATTCGGTCTGCAGAATGTACATCAGCGGCTACAGCTGTATTTCGGGGAGGAGTATGGAATCCGCTTGGACAGTTCAGAAGGTTATGGTACACAAATTACAGTTCGCATACCCAAGAACAGGGGGACCCTAAGATGA
- the yjfF gene encoding galactofuranose ABC transporter, permease protein YjfF yields MSLNRKFIPIVVTIVLFLVMFAAGSFRYTGFFSLQVLMNLLIDNAFLLITAVGMSFVILSGGIDLSVGSIIALSTMVSASLVQQQGWPPAVVIPLVLLMGALFGTIMGAIIHYFTIQPFIVTLAGMFLARGLCYVISIDTITIDNSFYTAIAQTRIPLPGGSFLSISAVIALVAVAVAIFTAHYTRFGRNVYALGGNEQSALLMGLPVARTKVLVYTLSGLCSALAGVVFTFYMLSGYGLHAVGFELDTIAAVVIGGTLLTGGVGYVLGTFFGVLIQGVIQTIISFEGTLSSWWTKIVIGLLLFIFILLQRVLSSRRLTLKE; encoded by the coding sequence ATGTCTCTTAACCGCAAGTTTATTCCGATTGTGGTCACCATTGTGCTGTTCCTCGTCATGTTCGCCGCCGGTTCCTTCCGGTATACCGGATTCTTCTCCCTGCAGGTGCTGATGAATCTGCTCATCGACAATGCCTTTCTGCTGATCACGGCCGTTGGCATGTCCTTTGTCATCCTGTCAGGCGGCATAGATCTCTCGGTCGGCTCTATCATTGCCTTATCGACCATGGTATCCGCAAGCCTGGTGCAGCAGCAGGGGTGGCCGCCGGCAGTTGTTATTCCGCTGGTGCTTCTGATGGGTGCGTTGTTTGGCACCATTATGGGAGCGATCATTCATTATTTCACAATCCAGCCGTTCATTGTAACGCTGGCAGGAATGTTCCTGGCCCGGGGCTTATGTTATGTAATCAGCATTGATACCATTACCATTGATAATTCCTTCTACACAGCCATTGCCCAGACGAGAATCCCGCTGCCGGGCGGCAGCTTTCTCTCGATCAGTGCCGTTATTGCTCTTGTTGCCGTTGCTGTGGCGATCTTCACCGCCCATTACACCCGGTTTGGCCGCAACGTGTATGCGCTTGGGGGCAATGAGCAATCGGCTCTGCTGATGGGGCTTCCGGTTGCGAGAACCAAGGTGCTTGTCTATACGCTTAGCGGATTATGCTCGGCGCTTGCAGGGGTGGTCTTCACCTTTTATATGCTGTCGGGTTATGGGCTTCATGCTGTTGGCTTTGAGCTGGATACCATCGCGGCTGTTGTCATTGGCGGAACACTGCTGACTGGCGGTGTAGGCTATGTGCTGGGGACCTTCTTCGGTGTACTCATCCAAGGTGTGATTCAGACCATTATCAGCTTCGAGGGCACACTCAGCTCTTGGTGGACCAAAATTGTCATTGGCCTGCTGCTGTTCATTTTTATCCTCCTGCAACGGGTGTTAAGCTCAAGGCGGTTGACTCTAAAAGAATAA
- a CDS encoding carbohydrate-binding protein — translation MFKKLLVIAITLVLFLNGLPMMSVSAANNATAKQPGNSNPLMDHKLGADPFALTYNGRVYVYMSSDAYVYNSNGTVKDNDFSALNKINVISSADMVNWTDHGAIPVAGANNVNGSAGIAKWASLSWAPSAAVKKINGQDKFFLYFANGASGIGVLTANSPIGPWSDPLGKALVTGSTPGMSGVTWLFDPAVLVDDDGSGYLYAGGGIPNTSDPASVANPRTARVLRLGADMTSIVGSASTIDAPYMFEDSGIHKYGGKYYYSYCFNFSGTHPAAYPAGEIGYMVSSSPMGPFTYTGHFLKNPYTFFGVGGNNHHAVFNFNNQWYVVYHAQTVAKAVLGDGKGYRSPHINKLVHNANGTIQEVQGDLAGIAQIANLNPFTRVEAETIGWNAGIATEATQAAGGPVSNMNVTSIHNGDWVAVGNADFGSGATSFKANVASTTGGKIELRLDSATGPLVGTLNVPSTGGAQAWQEVETSVTNATGVHRLYLVFTGSGSGNLFNLDYWQFSEGGTTTPSRSKVEAEDMSLSGTYAGKITTPFSGVALYGNDDAAAFNQYFAFGTHNVSVRGASSNSATAKVDLQIGGVTVGSFSFSGTTPSVQTLSNVAHGTGNQEVKLVVTTDDGTWDVLVDYIEWSQ, via the coding sequence ATGTTTAAAAAACTCTTGGTCATTGCAATAACCCTTGTCTTATTCCTAAACGGTCTGCCCATGATGTCTGTGTCTGCTGCAAATAATGCCACGGCCAAGCAGCCGGGGAATTCCAATCCTCTGATGGATCACAAGCTGGGTGCCGATCCTTTCGCCCTGACGTATAACGGAAGAGTCTATGTCTATATGTCCAGCGATGCCTACGTTTATAACAGCAACGGAACCGTGAAGGACAATGATTTCAGCGCCTTGAATAAAATCAATGTCATCTCCTCGGCGGATATGGTGAACTGGACAGATCACGGCGCCATTCCGGTGGCCGGAGCCAATAATGTCAACGGCAGCGCCGGCATTGCCAAATGGGCCTCTCTCTCCTGGGCGCCTTCGGCGGCGGTGAAAAAAATTAACGGACAGGATAAATTTTTCCTGTATTTTGCAAACGGTGCATCAGGCATCGGCGTGTTAACAGCCAATTCTCCGATTGGCCCCTGGTCGGATCCGCTGGGCAAAGCGCTGGTGACAGGGTCTACTCCCGGCATGTCCGGCGTGACCTGGCTGTTTGATCCGGCTGTCCTGGTGGACGATGACGGCAGCGGATATCTGTATGCCGGCGGGGGAATCCCCAACACTTCGGACCCGGCATCTGTAGCCAATCCCCGCACAGCTCGTGTGCTGAGACTGGGTGCGGATATGACGAGCATTGTTGGAAGCGCATCCACAATTGACGCTCCCTATATGTTCGAGGATTCGGGAATTCACAAATACGGCGGCAAATATTATTACTCGTATTGCTTCAATTTCTCCGGCACACACCCGGCTGCCTATCCGGCAGGTGAAATCGGGTACATGGTGAGCAGCAGTCCGATGGGACCATTTACGTATACCGGACATTTTCTGAAGAATCCTTATACCTTCTTCGGTGTAGGCGGCAACAACCACCATGCGGTATTTAACTTCAATAACCAGTGGTATGTAGTGTATCATGCCCAGACCGTGGCGAAGGCTGTACTCGGGGACGGCAAAGGCTACCGCTCTCCGCATATCAACAAGCTTGTCCATAATGCAAACGGGACCATTCAGGAGGTTCAGGGAGATCTGGCGGGTATTGCCCAGATTGCCAATCTGAATCCGTTCACCAGAGTCGAAGCCGAGACCATCGGTTGGAATGCAGGCATTGCTACTGAAGCTACTCAGGCTGCGGGCGGCCCTGTAAGCAATATGAATGTGACCAGCATTCACAATGGAGACTGGGTTGCCGTCGGCAATGCCGATTTCGGTTCCGGTGCTACCAGCTTCAAGGCTAACGTGGCTTCTACCACAGGCGGCAAAATCGAACTCCGGCTGGACAGCGCAACCGGACCGCTAGTGGGCACGCTTAATGTCCCTTCTACAGGAGGAGCGCAAGCCTGGCAGGAGGTAGAAACCTCTGTCACCAATGCGACAGGAGTTCACAGACTCTACCTGGTATTCACCGGATCAGGCTCCGGCAACCTGTTCAATCTGGATTACTGGCAGTTCTCTGAGGGGGGCACCACGACTCCTTCCAGAAGTAAGGTTGAAGCAGAAGACATGAGCTTAAGCGGCACGTATGCAGGTAAGATCACTACCCCGTTCAGCGGAGTGGCGTTATACGGGAATGATGACGCGGCTGCGTTCAATCAGTATTTTGCTTTTGGTACTCATAATGTCTCAGTCCGGGGTGCTTCCAGCAACTCTGCTACGGCCAAAGTTGATCTGCAGATCGGCGGGGTGACTGTCGGCTCCTTCAGCTTCAGCGGGACTACACCTTCCGTACAGACCCTGTCCAATGTGGCACACGGCACCGGCAATCAGGAGGTCAAGCTGGTCGTAACCACGGACGATGGAACCTGGGATGTGCTTGTGGACTATATTGAATGGAGCCAATGA
- a CDS encoding ABC transporter substrate-binding protein: MRTAKGCLVLLLLLLLGGCSGGGGNNTQVLMMPHHSPAVNTGLLPPADRAMVKPIVLGFSQLGSESTWREANTASIREAAGEAGITLVLKNAEQDQQQQFDAIRAFIRSDVDVIAIAPVVQTGWEPILLEIRQAGIPVIIVDRSVNVKNSSLYVTFIGSDFYEEGVKAAKYVIDKMRHHSEAIHIAELQGTVGSTPSIDRGRGFRKMLGDKQNLRITMTAPADFTQSGGREVMRTFLQQPKEKWPQVLFAHNDDMAIGAVEAMKEAGIVPGTDIIIVSVDGTRRAFEQMAAGSINAVVECNPMLGPLLMQAVNEIMAGRTLPKRMITPEDIYTQELAGREIDNRKY, from the coding sequence TTGAGAACGGCTAAGGGGTGCCTGGTTCTCCTACTGTTACTGCTGCTGGGCGGCTGCTCAGGCGGCGGAGGCAACAATACGCAGGTATTGATGATGCCTCATCATTCTCCTGCAGTGAATACCGGCTTGCTGCCGCCGGCAGATAGAGCCATGGTCAAGCCGATTGTGCTGGGCTTCTCCCAGCTTGGATCGGAGAGTACCTGGCGGGAGGCGAATACCGCTTCGATCCGTGAAGCCGCCGGGGAGGCGGGGATCACCCTTGTCCTGAAGAACGCAGAACAAGATCAGCAGCAACAGTTCGATGCCATTCGTGCCTTTATCCGGAGCGATGTTGATGTCATAGCGATTGCTCCTGTGGTTCAGACCGGCTGGGAACCGATTCTTCTGGAAATCAGGCAGGCAGGGATTCCGGTTATTATTGTGGACCGTTCAGTCAACGTGAAGAACAGCTCGCTCTATGTCACTTTTATCGGTTCTGACTTTTATGAAGAAGGGGTAAAGGCAGCCAAATATGTGATAGATAAGATGCGCCATCATAGTGAAGCCATCCATATCGCAGAATTGCAGGGTACCGTAGGTTCAACGCCGTCGATTGACCGTGGGCGCGGGTTCCGGAAGATGCTCGGGGACAAGCAGAACCTCCGGATTACAATGACTGCACCGGCAGATTTCACACAAAGCGGCGGACGTGAGGTAATGAGGACTTTTTTGCAGCAACCGAAGGAGAAGTGGCCCCAGGTGCTCTTTGCCCATAATGATGATATGGCTATTGGTGCTGTGGAGGCTATGAAAGAGGCCGGTATTGTACCGGGCACCGATATAATAATAGTTTCAGTGGACGGCACACGGCGGGCATTTGAACAGATGGCGGCGGGAAGCATTAATGCTGTTGTCGAATGCAATCCGATGCTGGGCCCCCTGCTGATGCAGGCAGTTAATGAGATTATGGCTGGCCGGACGCTGCCCAAGCGAATGATAACGCCGGAGGACATTTACACGCAAGAACTGGCGGGTAGGGAGATAGACAACCGCAAATATTGA
- a CDS encoding ABC transporter permease — MSQLVKHHLFWPLCVLAVLLLFNLCYSPDFFSITVHDGHLYGSLIDILNFGAPLILVAIGMTLVVATKGIDLSVGSIVAISGAIACLSISKASDQNALGLILTSVLLAAGLSLMLGVWNGLLVSGAGIQPIIATLILMVAGRGIAQLVTGGQIITVTSSKYAYIGSGSFAALPFSIFVVALILVIAVLLTRKTALGLFIESVGCNPAASSMSGIRARWVILSVYVFCGLCAGIAGLLLSSNVSSADGNNAGLWYELDAILAVVIGGTSLNGGRFYLTGTVIGALIIQTLTTTIYMIGVPPEITLVVKACVVLAVCLIQSDTFRAAMAARWKSRHYPAEKEVTRHVS, encoded by the coding sequence ATGAGCCAACTGGTAAAACATCATTTATTCTGGCCGCTGTGTGTTCTGGCTGTACTGCTGCTGTTCAACCTGTGCTATTCGCCGGACTTCTTCTCAATTACCGTCCATGACGGACATTTATACGGAAGCCTGATTGATATTCTTAACTTCGGAGCACCGCTTATCCTGGTGGCCATCGGGATGACACTGGTAGTGGCAACCAAAGGCATCGACCTGTCTGTCGGCTCCATTGTCGCTATATCCGGCGCCATTGCCTGCCTGAGCATCAGCAAAGCTTCAGACCAGAATGCCCTGGGTCTGATCCTGACCTCGGTGCTGCTGGCAGCAGGTTTGTCGCTCATGCTTGGCGTATGGAACGGTCTGCTCGTCTCCGGGGCCGGAATTCAGCCGATTATAGCCACGCTGATTCTGATGGTAGCGGGGCGGGGGATCGCCCAGCTGGTTACAGGCGGACAGATAATTACGGTAACCAGCTCGAAGTATGCCTATATCGGGTCCGGCTCATTTGCTGCGCTGCCATTTTCAATATTTGTAGTAGCCCTAATCCTGGTCATTGCCGTGCTGCTTACCCGTAAGACCGCTCTGGGCCTGTTTATAGAATCGGTGGGCTGCAATCCGGCCGCCAGCTCCATGTCCGGTATCCGCGCCCGTTGGGTTATTCTGTCGGTGTACGTATTCTGCGGTTTATGCGCCGGCATTGCCGGACTATTGCTCAGCTCGAATGTTTCCAGCGCCGACGGCAATAACGCCGGACTCTGGTATGAGCTCGACGCTATTCTGGCGGTAGTCATCGGGGGGACGTCATTGAACGGCGGACGTTTTTATCTTACGGGTACCGTAATCGGTGCGCTGATTATCCAGACGCTGACCACAACCATCTATATGATCGGCGTCCCGCCGGAAATCACACTGGTCGTCAAAGCTTGTGTCGTGCTGGCGGTCTGCCTGATTCAATCGGATACCTTCCGGGCCGCTATGGCCGCCCGCTGGAAGTCGCGGCATTATCCCGCAGAGAAGGAAGTGACCCGTCATGTCTCTTAA
- a CDS encoding ABC transporter substrate-binding protein, with the protein MKRFGKMGAVLALTLSMVMLGACGNNNGGDKAANAGNAATEAPAANGGTKTEAKDITLGFSQVGAESGWRSANTKSIQDSAKEAGYTLKFSDAQQKQENQIKAIRSFIQQKVDVIAFSPVVESGWDTVLKEAKAAGIPVVLTDRAVDSKDTSLYVTFLGSDFVEEGRKAGEWLSDQYKDASKDVNIVELQGTTGSAPANDRMAGFAEVIKSNPHLKVIASQTGDFTRAKGKEVMQAFLKANKDIDVLYAHNDDMALGAIQAIEAAGLKPGEDIKIISVDAVKDGMQAASEGKISFIVECNPLLGPQLMQVVQNVVDGQAVEARIVTEESTFTSEQAKEALPSREY; encoded by the coding sequence ATGAAGAGATTCGGGAAAATGGGAGCAGTGCTTGCACTCACCTTATCTATGGTCATGCTTGGAGCATGCGGCAACAATAATGGGGGGGACAAGGCGGCGAATGCCGGGAATGCAGCAACGGAAGCACCGGCGGCGAATGGCGGAACCAAGACGGAGGCCAAGGACATTACGCTCGGTTTCTCGCAGGTGGGTGCAGAGAGCGGCTGGCGAAGTGCCAATACGAAGTCCATTCAGGATTCAGCCAAGGAAGCGGGCTATACGCTGAAATTCTCGGATGCGCAGCAGAAGCAGGAGAATCAGATTAAGGCCATCCGTTCCTTTATCCAGCAAAAAGTGGATGTGATTGCCTTCTCCCCGGTCGTGGAATCCGGTTGGGATACTGTACTTAAAGAGGCAAAGGCTGCAGGAATTCCGGTGGTTCTGACCGACCGTGCGGTGGATTCCAAAGACACCTCGCTGTATGTTACTTTCCTCGGCTCCGATTTCGTGGAAGAAGGCCGCAAGGCGGGTGAGTGGCTGTCTGATCAGTATAAAGACGCTTCAAAGGACGTTAATATTGTAGAGCTACAGGGAACCACAGGCTCTGCTCCAGCCAATGACCGTATGGCAGGGTTTGCCGAAGTCATCAAGAGCAATCCGCATCTCAAGGTCATTGCCTCTCAGACCGGCGATTTCACCCGGGCCAAAGGTAAGGAAGTTATGCAGGCGTTCCTGAAGGCCAATAAGGATATTGATGTGCTGTACGCCCATAACGATGATATGGCACTCGGGGCAATTCAGGCGATTGAGGCGGCAGGGCTGAAGCCGGGCGAGGACATTAAGATTATCTCTGTCGATGCGGTGAAGGACGGAATGCAGGCAGCCAGCGAAGGTAAAATCAGCTTTATCGTCGAGTGCAATCCGCTGCTTGGACCGCAGCTGATGCAGGTGGTGCAGAATGTAGTTGACGGCCAAGCGGTTGAGGCCCGGATTGTGACCGAGGAATCGACCTTCACTTCCGAGCAGGCCAAGGAAGCGCTGCCTAGCCGTGAATATTAA